One window of the bacterium genome contains the following:
- a CDS encoding menaquinone biosynthesis decarboxylase: MAYQDLREFIKCLEDKNLLRRVKEEVSCELEITEIADRLVKKKGPALLFENVKDCHFPLLINAFASYERMKLALEVEDINEIAGRITQLLTLEPPGDIWEKILMLPKLYELNQFIPQIVKKGSCQEVIIKDDPDVLKFPILKCWPEDGGKFITLPMVFTKDLLTQKRNVGMYRMQVYDKNTCGMHWHLHKDGASHYRKYEELNQRMEVAVAIGSDPASVYASTCPFPKGMDEMLFAGFLRKQPVELVKCKTIDLEVPANAEIVLEGYVDPHKRQVEGPFGDHTGFYSPPDEYPVFNITCITHRKDAIYPATIVGKPPMEDCFFGKATERIFLPLLKIQLPEVVDINLPIEGVFHNCAIFSIKKEYPGQAKRLMHAIWGMGQLMFTKVIIVVDDDVEVSNLSEVTWKVFNNIDPKRDITFVEGPVDALDHASCLPHYGSKMGIDATRKTMAEGITRPWPNEIKMSKEIKQLVDEKWDAYGIE, encoded by the coding sequence ATGGCTTACCAAGATCTCCGAGAGTTTATAAAATGCCTGGAAGACAAGAATCTTCTGCGAAGAGTAAAGGAAGAAGTAAGTTGCGAATTAGAGATTACTGAGATTGCTGATCGTCTGGTCAAAAAGAAGGGACCAGCCTTGTTATTTGAAAATGTTAAAGATTGCCACTTTCCTCTCTTAATTAATGCTTTTGCTTCTTATGAACGGATGAAGTTAGCTCTGGAGGTGGAGGATATAAATGAGATTGCCGGGCGGATTACTCAACTTCTCACTCTTGAACCCCCAGGTGATATCTGGGAAAAAATTTTGATGCTTCCTAAGCTTTATGAATTAAATCAATTTATTCCCCAGATAGTTAAAAAAGGTTCTTGCCAAGAGGTAATTATCAAGGATGATCCAGATGTCTTGAAATTTCCGATCCTTAAATGCTGGCCAGAGGATGGAGGAAAGTTTATCACTCTCCCCATGGTCTTCACTAAAGATCTTTTGACTCAAAAAAGAAATGTCGGCATGTATCGAATGCAGGTCTACGATAAAAATACCTGCGGCATGCATTGGCATCTCCATAAAGACGGGGCTTCTCACTATAGAAAATATGAAGAATTAAACCAAAGAATGGAAGTAGCGGTAGCGATAGGTAGTGACCCTGCAAGTGTTTATGCTTCTACTTGTCCTTTTCCAAAAGGGATGGACGAAATGCTCTTTGCTGGATTTTTGCGAAAGCAACCAGTAGAATTAGTGAAGTGTAAAACCATAGACTTAGAAGTGCCAGCTAATGCTGAAATAGTGTTAGAAGGATATGTTGATCCTCATAAGCGGCAGGTGGAAGGTCCTTTTGGTGACCATACTGGATTTTATTCCCCGCCAGACGAATATCCTGTCTTTAATATTACTTGTATTACTCACCGCAAAGATGCCATTTATCCAGCAACTATTGTTGGTAAGCCACCCATGGAAGATTGTTTTTTTGGTAAGGCTACCGAACGGATATTTTTACCTTTATTAAAGATCCAACTTCCTGAAGTGGTGGATATTAACTTACCCATCGAGGGTGTCTTTCACAACTGTGCTATCTTTTCCATCAAGAAAGAATATCCAGGGCAAGCCAAACGGCTAATGCATGCTATTTGGGGTATGGGACAGTTGATGTTTACCAAGGTGATTATTGTGGTAGATGATGACGTTGAGGTCTCTAATCTCTCTGAGGTTACATGGAAGGTCTTTAATAATATTGATCCGAAGCGAGATATTACCTTTGTAGAAGGGCCAGTAGACGCCTTAGATCATGCTAGCTGCCTTCCTCATTATGGCTCTAAAATGGGCATTGATGCCACCAGAAAGACGATGGCAGAAGGAATAACTCGACCTTGGCCAAATGAGATAAAGATGAGTAAAGAAATAAAGCAATTAGTGGATGAAAAATGGGACGCTTATGGGATTGAATAA
- the mqnE gene encoding aminofutalosine synthase MqnE produces the protein MEGKRSIMSDFSKIEEKVLAGKRLNREDGLKLIASSDLLSLGSLADIVRKRKVGDKSYFNSNLNINYTNICIFRCPLCAFSKDLEEGYLFSLEEIEEKVYQGLRLEIKEFHIVGGLHPHLSFEYFKEMLKRIKKIDAEIFIQAFTAVEIDHFSKNSGLSIEEVLKKLKEAGLDSIPGGGAEVFSPRVRQIISPKKISGNRWLEVMKKAHFLGIKSNATMLYGHVETKEEQVDHLLALRDLQDKTKGFLAFVPLAFHPKNTSLSSCRGTDGFDDLRIFAVSRILLDNFDHIKGLWMYLGEKLAEVALCFGVDDIGGTGLEEKIVHAAGALTPTEISKKRLVRIIENAKRIPQEVDSLYRERKL, from the coding sequence ATGGAAGGGAAGAGGTCAATAATGAGTGATTTTTCTAAAATCGAAGAAAAGGTTTTAGCTGGGAAAAGGCTTAATAGAGAAGATGGTCTTAAGTTAATAGCTTCTTCTGACTTGCTTTCGTTGGGGTCATTAGCAGATATAGTCAGAAAAAGAAAGGTTGGGGACAAATCTTATTTTAATTCAAACTTAAATATTAATTATACTAACATTTGTATTTTTCGATGTCCATTATGTGCTTTCTCCAAAGACTTAGAGGAAGGGTATCTCTTTTCTTTAGAAGAGATAGAAGAAAAAGTCTATCAAGGTTTGCGGCTTGAGATAAAAGAGTTTCATATTGTTGGAGGATTACATCCTCATCTTTCATTTGAGTATTTCAAAGAGATGTTGAAGAGAATTAAGAAGATAGATGCGGAAATCTTTATTCAAGCCTTTACGGCCGTGGAAATAGACCATTTTTCTAAGAATTCAGGACTGAGCATAGAAGAAGTCCTAAAAAAATTAAAAGAAGCAGGACTTGATTCAATTCCAGGTGGGGGGGCAGAGGTATTTAGCCCCAGAGTTCGTCAAATTATTTCGCCCAAGAAGATTAGTGGTAATCGCTGGTTAGAAGTTATGAAAAAAGCCCATTTCCTTGGCATAAAGTCAAATGCTACTATGCTTTATGGCCATGTGGAGACTAAGGAAGAGCAAGTAGATCATCTTTTAGCTCTTCGGGATCTTCAAGATAAGACCAAAGGTTTTTTAGCCTTTGTTCCCTTAGCTTTTCATCCCAAGAACACCAGCCTTTCTTCTTGTCGAGGAACAGATGGTTTTGACGATCTCCGAATCTTTGCCGTCTCTCGAATTTTATTAGATAACTTTGATCATATTAAGGGATTATGGATGTATTTAGGTGAAAAATTAGCCGAAGTAGCTCTTTGTTTTGGGGTCGATGACATAGGTGGGACTGGCTTAGAAGAAAAGATTGTTCATGCAGCGGGAGCTTTAACTCCCACCGAGATCTCAAAAAAAAGATTAGTCAGAATTATTGAGAATGCGAAAAGAATACCCCAAGAAGTAGACAGCCTTTATCGAGAAAGAAAGCTATAA
- the groES gene encoding co-chaperone GroES: MNIRPLGDRVVIKQVDPEEEKKGGIIIPDTAKEKPQEGKVIAVGKGEILEDGSRRELEVKVGDRILYGKYSGTEIKINNEDYLILRENDILGIME, encoded by the coding sequence ATGAATATTAGGCCATTAGGCGATCGAGTTGTCATAAAGCAAGTAGATCCAGAAGAGGAAAAAAAAGGGGGTATCATCATTCCTGATACAGCTAAAGAAAAACCCCAAGAAGGAAAAGTTATCGCGGTGGGTAAGGGTGAAATTCTTGAAGATGGAAGCCGAAGAGAATTAGAAGTTAAAGTGGGAGATAGGATTCTGTATGGTAAGTATTCTGGAACCGAAATTAAGATCAATAATGAAGATTATCTTATTTTAAGAGAAAATGATATTTTAGGAATTATGGAATAA
- the nadC gene encoding carboxylating nicotinate-nucleotide diphosphorylase, with amino-acid sequence MNLNKVYFKSLIKKELLSDLGKGDLTTDLVVPKEIKVRAEIIAKEEQVIAGLEVIKMGFKLLDPKIKVELLVLEGKRVKKGEKIAEIAGKASQILKGERTILNFLQRMSGIATLTSNFVRMIEKTKCKILDTRKTTPGLRRLEKYAVKTGGGNNHRFGLYDQVLIKDNHLKIVPKIREAIKRVNSKTSLKVEVEISKMRELKEVLKEKVDMIMLDNMSISRLKKAVDLIKEKDQKIKIEVSGNVTLKKIKKIAQLGVDFISIGALTHSFKSTDLSLEIKEVIK; translated from the coding sequence ATGAATTTAAATAAAGTTTATTTTAAATCTCTAATCAAGAAGGAGCTTTTATCTGACCTTGGAAAAGGTGATCTGACTACGGATTTAGTTGTTCCTAAAGAGATCAAGGTTAGAGCTGAGATTATAGCCAAAGAAGAACAAGTGATAGCTGGATTAGAGGTGATAAAGATGGGCTTTAAGTTGTTGGATCCTAAAATTAAAGTTGAGTTGCTGGTCTTGGAAGGTAAAAGAGTAAAAAAAGGAGAAAAGATTGCTGAGATAGCAGGAAAGGCCTCTCAGATCTTAAAAGGAGAAAGAACTATCTTAAACTTTTTACAGAGGATGTCGGGAATTGCTACTTTAACTTCTAATTTTGTAAGAATGATTGAAAAGACTAAATGTAAAATCTTGGATACCCGTAAGACTACACCAGGTTTAAGAAGATTAGAGAAATATGCGGTAAAAACAGGAGGAGGAAATAACCATCGATTTGGTCTTTACGATCAGGTGTTAATAAAAGATAATCACTTAAAAATTGTTCCAAAGATAAGGGAAGCGATAAAAAGGGTAAATTCTAAGACTTCTTTAAAAGTAGAAGTAGAGATCTCTAAAATGAGAGAGTTAAAAGAAGTATTAAAAGAGAAAGTAGATATGATTATGTTAGATAATATGAGTATCTCTAGATTAAAAAAGGCGGTAGATTTGATAAAAGAAAAGGATCAGAAGATAAAGATTGAAGTTTCAGGAAATGTAACTTTAAAGAAGATTAAAAAGATTGCCCAGTTAGGCGTAGATTTTATCTCGATAGGAGCCTTAACTCATTCTTTTAAGTCCACCGACTTAAGCTTGGAAATAAAAGAAGTAATTAAATAA
- a CDS encoding UbiX family flavin prenyltransferase, protein MRYIVGISGASGVIYGERLVKCLLEMKQEVFLMITDTAKEIFKHELNIEAGTYFKENEILHYLDYRDLFSPIASGSFKTEGMIVIPCSMGTLAAIANGSSDNLIERAADVTLKERRQLILVPRETPLNEIHLQNMLTLRKMGADIVAAMPPFYHKPQTIDDLVEAVVRKVTSLLGLKTTEEWKGRGQ, encoded by the coding sequence ATGCGTTATATCGTTGGTATTAGTGGAGCAAGTGGTGTAATTTATGGAGAAAGATTAGTTAAATGTCTCTTAGAGATGAAACAGGAAGTCTTTTTAATGATTACTGATACGGCCAAAGAGATATTTAAACATGAACTTAATATCGAGGCAGGGACTTACTTTAAAGAGAACGAAATTCTTCACTACCTTGATTACCGCGATCTCTTTTCTCCCATTGCCAGTGGTTCATTTAAGACCGAAGGGATGATCGTTATTCCTTGTAGTATGGGAACTTTAGCAGCTATTGCTAATGGCAGCTCCGATAACCTAATAGAAAGAGCCGCTGATGTTACCCTGAAAGAAAGAAGGCAGCTGATCTTAGTGCCCCGAGAAACTCCCTTAAATGAAATCCATCTTCAAAATATGCTTACCTTAAGAAAAATGGGGGCCGATATAGTGGCGGCGATGCCACCTTTTTATCATAAACCTCAAACTATTGACGATCTGGTCGAGGCGGTAGTAAGGAAGGTGACATCTCTCTTGGGCCTAAAGACCACTGAAGAATGGAAGGGAAGAGGTCAATAA
- a CDS encoding type III pantothenate kinase codes for MLLAVDIGNTNIVLGVYQKKDLIIQERIKTKLALDKEEFKERISCLFSQNKEKINIKQIILSSVVPSLKEIAVSGFQEIFSRPPLYLKIEDLKEIIKIEYPSPSEIGVDRIVSAIAAKELYGFPAIIVDLGTAITFDVLSEKGAYLGGAITPGLEISMVTLFERAALLPKAKIIKTEKIMGMDTVSSMQSGVYFGFRYLIEGIIKKIQDELNMKALIVITGGWAEIYRGEIRADFIDPCLILEGLRIIAEKN; via the coding sequence ATGCTTTTAGCAGTAGATATAGGTAATACTAATATTGTTTTAGGAGTGTACCAAAAGAAAGATCTAATAATCCAAGAAAGAATAAAGACTAAATTAGCTTTAGATAAAGAGGAATTTAAAGAAAGAATAAGTTGTCTTTTTTCTCAAAACAAAGAGAAGATAAATATTAAACAAATAATTCTTTCTAGTGTGGTTCCATCTTTAAAAGAGATAGCCGTAAGTGGCTTTCAAGAAATATTTTCTAGACCTCCTTTATATTTAAAGATTGAAGATTTAAAAGAAATAATCAAGATAGAATATCCTTCTCCTTCCGAAATAGGTGTAGATAGAATTGTGAGTGCTATTGCGGCTAAAGAATTATATGGTTTTCCAGCGATTATCGTAGATTTAGGTACCGCTATTACTTTTGATGTCCTTTCTGAGAAAGGAGCTTATTTGGGAGGAGCTATTACTCCTGGTTTAGAGATATCTATGGTGACTTTATTTGAAAGAGCAGCTTTGCTGCCAAAGGCAAAGATAATAAAGACTGAGAAAATTATGGGTATGGATACAGTCAGTAGTATGCAGAGTGGAGTTTATTTTGGCTTTAGATATTTAATTGAAGGAATTATCAAGAAGATTCAAGATGAGTTAAATATGAAGGCCTTAATTGTCATCACCGGTGGATGGGCAGAGATTTACCGAGGGGAAATAAGGGCAGATTTTATTGATCCTTGCTTAATCCTTGAGGGACTGAGGATTATAGCTGAAAAAAATTAA
- the ubiA gene encoding putative 4-hydroxybenzoate polyprenyltransferase has translation MGLNKIRLFIELVKFEHTIFALPFAYLGALLAFRGIFPLSYWLWITLAMVGARTAGMALNRLIDRKIDAKNLRTANRALPQGLIPLWQVWLLVFGGFFLLFFSAYHLNFLALVLSPLAIVLLVSYSYFKRFTWATHFGIGVILACAPMGGWIAIRGDITFLPVILSLGVLCWAAGFDIIYAMQDLKFDQEENLYSIPRSFGLKKALTISKTLHLLTITCLFNLGILAHLTIYYWVGLVMATILLVYEHRLISPFDLSKVNQAFFAANGLFSLTVFIFTTLSLAK, from the coding sequence ATGGGATTGAATAAAATAAGACTCTTTATTGAGTTAGTAAAATTTGAACATACTATTTTTGCCCTTCCTTTTGCTTATTTAGGAGCTCTTTTGGCTTTTCGGGGTATTTTTCCTTTGTCTTATTGGCTCTGGATTACCTTGGCCATGGTTGGAGCAAGAACAGCCGGGATGGCCTTAAATAGATTAATAGATCGCAAGATAGATGCTAAGAATCTACGGACTGCCAATAGGGCATTGCCCCAAGGATTAATTCCTCTTTGGCAAGTATGGTTATTAGTCTTTGGTGGTTTTTTTTTACTCTTCTTTTCTGCTTATCATTTAAACTTTCTCGCCCTGGTTTTGTCTCCTTTAGCCATAGTTTTGTTAGTCTCTTATTCCTACTTTAAAAGATTTACTTGGGCTACTCACTTTGGGATAGGTGTAATCTTAGCTTGCGCTCCCATGGGAGGATGGATAGCTATTCGAGGAGATATTACCTTTCTCCCTGTAATCTTAAGCCTGGGAGTGCTTTGCTGGGCTGCTGGTTTTGACATTATCTACGCTATGCAAGATTTAAAATTTGACCAAGAAGAAAATCTCTATTCTATTCCAAGATCATTTGGGCTAAAAAAAGCATTAACTATCTCAAAGACCTTACATCTTCTAACTATTACTTGCTTGTTCAATCTAGGAATCTTAGCTCACTTAACTATCTATTACTGGGTAGGGCTGGTGATGGCTACCATTCTTCTTGTCTATGAACATCGTCTTATTTCTCCTTTCGATCTCTCCAAAGTCAACCAAGCCTTCTTTGCTGCTAATGGCTTGTTTAGTCTCACTGTCTTTATCTTTACTACTCTATCTCTTGCTAAATGA
- the groL gene encoding chaperonin GroEL (60 kDa chaperone family; promotes refolding of misfolded polypeptides especially under stressful conditions; forms two stacked rings of heptamers to form a barrel-shaped 14mer; ends can be capped by GroES; misfolded proteins enter the barrel where they are refolded when GroES binds), with product MAKQIALSEEARKSLQRGVNTLAEAVRITLGPKGRNVILDKKFGSPIITNDGVTIAKEIELEDPYENMGAQLVKEVATKTQDVAGDGTTTGTVLAQAIIREGLKNVTAGADPMVLKKGIEKAVSRVVEEIKAMSKSIKNKEEIAQVATISSNNDREIGELIAEAMEKVGKDGVITIEEAKSIDTTLEVVEGMQFDRGYSSPYFVTNAEKMEAILEDPYILIYDKKISSMKDLLPLLEKIVQVGKPLLIIAEEVEGEALATLVVNKIRGTLNCIAVKAPGFGDRRKAMLEDLAILTGGQVIAEELGLKLENVNIEMLGRAKKIVIDKENTIIVEGAGSPDDIKARIAQIRTQIKDITSDYDREKLQERLAKIAGGVAVVKVGAATETEMKEKKARVEDALSATRAAVEEGVVPGGGLTLLRAIPKIAELKLEGDEATGAKIVIRALEEPARQIAINAGFEGSVIIERLKKESENIGFNALTGEFSDLVKDGVIDPAKVTRCALQNAASVAALLLTTETLISDIPEEKSALPAMPGGGMPGGGMGMY from the coding sequence ATGGCTAAACAAATAGCTTTAAGTGAGGAAGCACGTAAGTCTTTACAGAGAGGAGTTAACACCTTAGCGGAAGCAGTAAGGATTACTTTAGGACCTAAAGGAAGAAATGTAATTTTGGATAAGAAATTTGGCTCTCCTATTATTACTAACGATGGAGTTACTATTGCCAAGGAGATTGAATTAGAAGATCCTTATGAAAATATGGGTGCTCAATTAGTAAAAGAGGTAGCTACCAAGACTCAAGATGTGGCCGGAGATGGAACGACGACAGGGACAGTTTTAGCTCAAGCTATTATTAGGGAAGGATTAAAGAATGTTACGGCTGGAGCTGATCCTATGGTTTTAAAAAAAGGTATTGAAAAGGCAGTAAGTAGAGTAGTAGAAGAAATTAAAGCAATGAGTAAAAGTATTAAAAACAAAGAGGAGATAGCTCAAGTAGCTACTATTTCTTCTAATAATGATCGAGAGATTGGAGAATTAATTGCTGAGGCTATGGAAAAAGTAGGGAAGGATGGAGTTATTACCATAGAAGAAGCTAAATCTATTGACACTACTTTAGAGGTAGTGGAAGGAATGCAGTTTGATCGAGGATACTCATCTCCTTATTTTGTGACCAATGCTGAAAAAATGGAAGCTATTCTTGAAGATCCTTATATCTTAATTTATGATAAAAAGATTAGTAGCATGAAGGATTTATTGCCTTTATTGGAAAAGATAGTTCAAGTAGGCAAACCTTTATTAATTATTGCGGAGGAAGTAGAAGGTGAAGCCCTGGCTACTTTAGTAGTGAACAAGATTAGAGGTACTTTGAATTGCATAGCGGTGAAAGCTCCAGGTTTTGGCGACCGAAGAAAGGCGATGTTAGAAGATCTAGCTATTTTAACTGGTGGTCAGGTAATTGCCGAAGAGTTAGGGTTAAAATTAGAAAATGTAAATATAGAGATGTTAGGAAGAGCTAAAAAGATAGTCATTGATAAGGAAAATACTATTATCGTAGAAGGAGCAGGTAGTCCTGATGATATTAAGGCTCGTATTGCTCAAATTCGGACCCAAATTAAAGATATAACTTCAGACTACGATCGAGAAAAACTTCAAGAAAGATTAGCTAAGATAGCAGGAGGAGTAGCCGTAGTTAAGGTAGGAGCAGCTACGGAAACAGAGATGAAAGAGAAGAAAGCACGAGTAGAAGATGCCCTTTCTGCCACTAGAGCGGCAGTAGAAGAAGGGGTTGTCCCTGGTGGTGGATTAACTTTATTAAGGGCGATTCCAAAAATAGCTGAATTAAAACTAGAAGGAGATGAAGCGACAGGAGCTAAAATTGTTATCCGAGCTTTAGAAGAACCAGCCAGGCAAATTGCTATTAATGCTGGCTTTGAAGGATCAGTAATCATAGAGAGACTAAAGAAGGAAAGTGAAAACATAGGATTTAATGCTCTAACGGGTGAGTTCTCTGATCTGGTAAAGGATGGCGTTATTGATCCTGCCAAAGTAACGCGATGTGCTCTTCAAAACGCTGCCAGTGTTGCGGCTTTACTCTTAACTACAGAAACTTTGATCAGTGATATCCCAGAAGAAAAATCAGCTTTACCCGCTATGCCTGGTGGTGGTATGCCTGGTGGTGGAATGGGAATGTATTAA
- a CDS encoding menaquinone biosynthesis protein: MKTRLGYLNYINCLPPYYGILEEKVPIEARITPGLPHQLNSWLASKKLDLSPISSIEYARHQDEYLLLPELCLSSQGVVKSVILVSKLPLDKLKGKSIALSKTSATSQVLVKVLLSAYQPFYKVMPPKLQSMLLHSTAALLIGDEALQVKEEEGLFLYDLAELWQRYIGYAVIFAVWAVKKDYAHKFPEKTKEIVQAFKKSLDYGLKHLDEIVIKLFDSFQHVDLYGYFKNLKYEFGPQEQEALLIYYQQASKLGLCPSCQRLEFFK; this comes from the coding sequence ATGAAGACCCGTCTCGGTTATTTAAACTACATAAACTGCTTACCTCCTTACTATGGAATTTTAGAAGAAAAAGTACCTATTGAGGCACGAATAACACCAGGGCTGCCCCATCAATTAAATAGCTGGCTGGCTTCTAAAAAACTTGATCTAAGCCCTATTTCTTCTATAGAATACGCCAGACATCAAGATGAATACCTTCTCTTGCCAGAGCTTTGTTTAAGCTCGCAGGGGGTGGTTAAGAGTGTCATCTTAGTGAGTAAACTCCCCTTAGATAAATTAAAGGGGAAATCTATCGCTTTGTCTAAGACCAGTGCTACTTCCCAAGTCTTAGTTAAGGTTCTTCTTAGTGCTTATCAACCTTTTTATAAAGTTATGCCGCCTAAACTTCAATCGATGCTTCTTCACTCCACTGCTGCTCTTTTAATTGGCGATGAAGCTCTCCAAGTCAAGGAAGAAGAGGGATTATTTTTATACGATCTGGCTGAATTATGGCAAAGATATATTGGCTATGCAGTTATCTTTGCTGTCTGGGCAGTTAAAAAAGATTATGCTCACAAATTTCCTGAAAAGACTAAAGAAATAGTCCAAGCTTTTAAAAAATCCTTAGACTATGGACTAAAACATTTGGATGAGATTGTCATTAAACTCTTTGATAGTTTTCAACATGTAGACCTCTATGGGTATTTTAAAAATCTTAAATATGAATTTGGTCCTCAAGAACAAGAAGCGTTACTCATTTATTATCAACAAGCTTCTAAATTAGGACTTTGCCCCTCGTGCCAAAGACTGGAGTTTTTCAAATGA